GAACAAAGCCAACCAATAGCTTTACTAAAAGACCGCTCTGCGGAAACTTTAGCGCAATGGTTAAAAGCACATCCTGGTATTAAAGTTGTCTCACGAGACCGAGCCAAAGCTTAAGAAGAGTGGCATTAGTCAAGGAGCGCCCGAAGCTATACAGGTTGCAGATCGTTTTCATCTACTACAAAACCTATCCGAAACACTCGAACGAGTGTTTCATGTGCATAGCAAGGACTTTAAAGAAGTTGATGAAGCTTACAGTCAAATCGAGGTGATCCAAAGAGACGGCACAGTAGTTGCAACAGTCCCACCACCCCCAACGCCGACTAAACAGGAAGGACTGGCCGAACAGCGTCGTACACGAAGACTGGCAATTTATCAGCAAGGAAAGGGAATTACATCGCCAGGGGTGGTCAGGACAAGCTATTGCCCGCAGACTTGGTATTGGTCATGGAACCGTGTTTCGTTACCTGAGTAGTCCCACATTTGTTGAACGTCTTTCTACGCAGCGACCGTGGTCGAAGTCTACTAAACCCTTATAAAGATTATCTTCTCAAACGCTGGAATGATGGTTATATCGATACTAAAGGGCTGTTTGGGGAAATTCAACGGCGTGGTTACTCTGGTAGCTATGATACTGTGGCCCGCTACACCCGTCGATTGCGCTCCTCCCAAGGTTTGAAACTAAGGCAACGCCTTATAAATAAACCTCTGCCGATAGTTGCCGAACCGCAGAAGAAATCTCTTACTCCTAGTCGGGCAACTTGGCTTGTGCTGCGACGACGGGAATTGTGCAAGCGAGGCGATGAACAACTGATTGCACTGCTAACGGCACAACACCCCGAATTAGCTGAGGCAATTGAATTAGGTCAAGGTTTTGCTCAATTGGTGCGTACTCGACAACCCGAACAACTTGATCTTTGGCTTACACAGGCGGAGAATAGCATTCTTTCTCCCTTTCGCAACTTTGCCAAAAGTTTGCGTGAAGACTACGATGCTGTCAAGGCTGGTGTAACGCTTTCAGTGAGTAATGGCCCTGTTGAAGGTCACATCAACCGATTAAAGATGTTGAAACGACAAATGTACGGTCGCGCCGGGATAGATTTACTTGAGCGACGGTTCTTGCTGGCTATATAAGGCGTGGGCAGGGGAGCGTGAAAATAAACTGTATTTTTGCGATCGCATGAAGGCGGGCACTTCGTGTCATCGCTCAGTCTCAGTAATAGTTATTATTTCATCTTTTGTTGTTGCGATCGCTCAACTGGGAGCATCCCCAAACATGATCACCAAAATTGGACAAGACCCCGAATTGACTGCGGACAGCGTAGCAATTGTACTGCTATCCAGATATCGCCAATTGCACCGCCTGTATTGAATGCAATTACCCAAATTAACCAACTTGCTTGGGGGAAAATTGCTAGCAGTAATAAACATACAATATCAAGGACTACCAATGGTGCTAATCCAATCATAATAAAAGCATTACGACGAAAAAATTCACCTGGTGAAGTGGCGTAAGCAAGAGGTAAGAAATATTTAACTTTCAATCCATAACGCGGTGAACCACCAAAGGCAGCAAACGCAATTCCATGCACCAATTCATGAACAATGGTAGTTATACAGATAATAGTAAGCAAAACTAAAAAAGCAATAATTCCTCGCCAAGCTCCATCTCCAGAACTTTCTACACTAAAAATTACTGTTTGTTCGTGAATGATGGCATAATACCAACTTGCACCTGCTGCTGCCAATATTAACAATAATGAACCTAAAGTAGTCCAAATTAGTGATATTTCTGGAGTTACACGAAATACATAGATTGGCTCATTTCGAGTTGCTATATTCATAATTACTGCTAATTATCAACACTTATTTTTTAGATTAATAATATTTAGGGTTTTTCCATCACTCTATAGGTTGATCTATTTAAACGCTTCTTGTAGTTGTTCATCTGTCAGAGATTTAATTAAACTTAACGGTAGTGGTTGCTGACTAATTGTATTAATGTAATCTGTACTCAAATAGGGAAGGTAATTTGATTGTTCAGCAATGTATGTTTCAAAAAAGGGAACACTCAAAGCTTTAACATAACGACGTGCCAAAGCAGGACTTGAACCGATTACTTGTGAAGGAACAGGCACAGTTGCATTTGGTGATTCTGCAATCGTAGAAAAATGTGTCCCGCCATTGATAATTACTAAATATTTATTTGGAGTTGTTAACCAAGTAAAAGGCTGAATTTGCTCTGCTAAAGCCGGAGCAACTGTATCAGCACTGCC
This window of the Tolypothrix sp. NIES-4075 genome carries:
- a CDS encoding DUF3267 domain-containing protein, coding for MNIATRNEPIYVFRVTPEISLIWTTLGSLLLILAAAGASWYYAIIHEQTVIFSVESSGDGAWRGIIAFLVLLTIICITTIVHELVHGIAFAAFGGSPRYGLKVKYFLPLAYATSPGEFFRRNAFIMIGLAPLVVLDIVCLLLLAIFPQASWLIWVIAFNTGGAIGDIWIAVQLLRCPQSIRGLVQFW
- a CDS encoding transposase, giving the protein MLNVFLRSDRGRSLLNPYKDYLLKRWNDGYIDTKGLFGEIQRRGYSGSYDTVARYTRRLRSSQGLKLRQRLINKPLPIVAEPQKKSLTPSRATWLVLRRRELCKRGDEQLIALLTAQHPELAEAIELGQGFAQLVRTRQPEQLDLWLTQAENSILSPFRNFAKSLREDYDAVKAGVTLSVSNGPVEGHINRLKMLKRQMYGRAGIDLLERRFLLAI